One Malus domestica chromosome 11, GDT2T_hap1 genomic region harbors:
- the LOC103447859 gene encoding elongation factor 1-alpha-like codes for MGKEKFHINIVVIGHVDSGKSTTTGHLIYKLGGIDKRVIERFEKEAAEMNKRSFKYAWVLDKLKAERERGITIDIALWKFETTKYYCTVIDAPGHRDFIKNMITGTSQADCAILIIDSTTGGFEAGISKDGQTREHALLAFTLGVRQMICCCNKMDATTPKYSRARYDEIVKEVSSYLKKVGYNPDKIPFVPISGFEGDNMIERSTNLDWYKGPTLLEALDQINEPKRPSDKPLRLPLQDVYKIGGIGTVPVGRVETGVIKPGMVVTFGPTGLTTEVKSVEMHHEAMQEALPGDNVGFNVKNVAVKDLKRGYVASNSKDDPAKEAANFIAQVIIMNHPGQIGQGYAPVLDCHTSHIAVKFAELVTKIDRRSGKELEKEPKFLKNGDAGFVKMLPTKPMVVETFSEYPPLGRFAVRDMRQTVAVGVIKSVEKKDPTGAKITKAAAKKK; via the exons ATGGGTAAGGAGAAGTTCCACATCAACATCGTGGTCATTGGCCATGTCGACTCTGGGAAGTCGACCACGACAGGTCACTTGATCTACAAGCTTGGTGGTATTGACAAGCGTGTTATTGAGAGGTTCGAGAAGGAGGCTGCTGAGATGAACAAGAGGTCATTCAAGTATGCCTGGGTGTTGGACAAGCTCAAGGCTGAGCGTGAACGTGGTATTACCATTGACATTGCCCTGTGGAAGTTCGAGACCACCAAGTACTACTGCACTGTCATTGATGCTCCTGGACATCGTGACTTTATCAAGAACATGATTACTGGAACCTCACAGGCTGACTGTGCCATTCTCATCATTGACTCTACCACCGGAGGTTTTGAAGCCGGTATTTCCAAGGATGGTCAGACCCGTGAGCATGCTTTGCTTGCTTTTACTCTTGGCGTCAGGCAAATGATTTGCTGCTGCAACAAG ATGGATGCCACCACTCCCAAGTACTCAAGGGCAAGGTATGATGAAATTGTGAAGGAAGTGTCGTCCTATCTCAAGAAGGTTGGCTACAACCCAGATAAGATCCCCTTTGTCCCCATTTCTGGGTTCGAGGGTGACAACATGATTGAGAGGTCCACCAACCTTGACTGGTACAAGGGTCCCACCCTTCTTGAGGCTCTTGACCAGATCAACGAGCCCAAGAGGCCCTCAGACAAGCCCCTCCGGCTTCCACTTCAGGATGTGTACAAGATTGGTGGTATCGGTACCGTTCCTGTTGGACGTGTTGAGACTGGTGTCATTAAGCCTGGTATGGTTGTGACTTTTGGCCCAACTGGTCTGACTACTGAGGTCAAGTCTGTTGAGATGCACCACGAAGCTATGCAGGAGGCCCTTCCAGGTGATAATGTTGGATTCAACGTTAAGAATGTTGCTGTCAAGGATCTCAAGCGTGGGTACGTTGCTTCCAACTCCAAGGATGATCCCGCAAAGGAGGCTGCCAACTTTATCGCTCAGGTCATCATCATGAACCACCCCGGCCAGATTGGACAGGGATATGCTCCAGTTCTCGACTGTCACACCTCCCACATTGCCGTCAAGTTTGCTGAGCTCGTTACAAAGATCGACAGGCGATCTGGCAAGGAGCTTGAGAAGGAgcccaagtttttgaagaatgGTGATGCTGGATTTGTGAAGATGCTTCCCACCAAGCCCATGGTTGTTGAGACCTTCTCTGAGTACCCACCGCTCGGACGTTTTGCTGTGAGGGACATGCGCCAGACTGTTGCAGTTGGTGTCATCAAGAGCGTTGAGAAGAAGGATCCAACTGGAGCTAAGATCACCAAGGCCGCAGCTAAGAAGAAGTGA
- the LOC103447862 gene encoding proteasome subunit beta type-4-like, with product MESNQSKPGLLCNPEGSQRTLYPYVTGTSVVALKYKDGILMAADMGGSYGSTLRYKSVERMKPIGKHSLLGASGEISDFQELLRYLDELILYDNMWDDGNSLGPKEVHNYLTRVMYNRRNKFNPLWNSLVLGGVKKGQKYLGMVSMIGVNFEDNHVATGFGNHLARPILRDEWHENLTFEEGVKLLEKCMRVLLYRDRSAVNKLQISKITEEGVTISQPYSLKTFWGFSAFENPTLGAEGSW from the exons ATGGAGTCGAATCAATCCAAACCCGGCCTGCTGTGCAATCCTGAAGGCTCTCAGAGAACCCT GTACCCATATGTGACTGGTACATCTGTTGTGGCTCTCAAGTACAAAGATGGAATCTTGATGGCTGCTGATATGGGAG GTTCTTATGGGTCTACCCTGCGATATAAGAGTGTGGAGCGAATGAAGCCCATTGGaaagcattctcttcttggTGCAAGTGGAGAAATAAGTGACTTTCAGGAGCTATTACGTTATCTTGATGAACTCAT CCTATACGACAACATGTGGGATGATGGGAACTCTTTGGGACCGAAAGAGGTACACAACTATCTGACTCGTGTGATGTACAATAGGCGTAACAAGTTCAATCCACTGTGGAACTCTCTTGTCCTTGGTGGAGTAAAAAAGGGACAGAAGTATCTTGGGATG GTTAGCATGATAGGCGTGAATTTCGAGGACAATCATGTAGCAACTGGGTTTGGAAATCACCTTGCACGGCCTATTCTTCGTGATGAGTGGCATGAGAACTTGACTTTCGAAGAAGGTGTAAAGCTGCTGGAGAAATGCATGCGTGTCCTTCTCTATCGTGATCGGTCTGCTGTGAACAAGCTTCAG ATATCTAAGATCACTGAAGAAGGCGTGACTATCTCGCAGCCCTACTCTTTGAAGACTTTCTGGGGTTTCTCCGCTTTCGAAAACCCAACATTGGGAGCTGAAGGATCATGGTAG